One Pectobacterium colocasium DNA segment encodes these proteins:
- a CDS encoding LamG-like jellyroll fold domain-containing protein: MKKVAQQTDNDHANTSTGSHTEATRQVSLPRRRFLQAGAGAAFSGLLGQFKGSFLTRAIAAVATGAMAPSIYAEDRTFTHPGLLHTEEDFSRIRDKIARKEQPWTNAWTPFIQDGYSQLGANPRATDNLVRGGEGQNFAILYIDVQRSYRLAVRWKITQDKVYADEALRYLNAWSSTLQRITGNADRWLAAGIYGYQFANVAEIMRTYSGWARTDFERFQNMMLTIFYPMSRNFLDVHNGADITNYWANWDQCAIANILAIGVLCDRPDIYQEAIDYYKYGQGNGAGMQAVVHLHPGYLGQWQESGRDQGHTTLGMSLGVAFCEMAWNQGDDIYGYANNRFLAGAEYVAKSNLSDSNGGFLSVPWKNYRNRHGLMEGLGTVSQGNNRPCWETIYNHYAKRKGIATPYVYKYVQKITPENGGGGDGTGYGTLLYTRELAVANAELKPTGLTAYRRGDSIELSWWGVVGATSYTLERSTSANGAFSPIAYDITDLLTYTDQDIISSASRYAYRVKALVNGGETQASDAVSVAIKTEEIFHLAFNEGSGTTLADGTGKWEASTLHGGASWGTGPDGAGVALVLDGIDGYVSLPGKVMENLGDFTVITRFCADDKRTWARIFDMGSGTRRWIALLPYSNLGKPSFRISSLHGYMMEAFEPTTETFPVGRWVTVALTQSGNIGIMYIDGKEVVRSETLTLAPYQLGELSAAYLGRSQYPTDPYMKGRYDYFKIYAGALSSTEIAALSR; encoded by the coding sequence ATGAAAAAAGTAGCACAGCAGACGGACAACGATCACGCAAACACATCCACGGGTTCGCACACAGAAGCGACAAGGCAGGTGTCGTTGCCTCGCCGCCGCTTTTTACAGGCTGGAGCGGGTGCGGCTTTCAGCGGATTGCTAGGCCAATTCAAAGGAAGTTTCCTCACCCGAGCCATCGCCGCAGTCGCAACAGGCGCGATGGCTCCCTCCATTTATGCCGAAGATCGTACCTTCACACACCCCGGCCTATTACATACCGAAGAGGATTTTTCTCGTATTCGAGATAAAATTGCCAGAAAAGAACAACCCTGGACAAATGCCTGGACGCCTTTCATACAGGATGGGTATTCACAGCTGGGAGCGAATCCGCGCGCAACAGATAACCTCGTACGCGGCGGCGAGGGGCAAAACTTCGCGATTTTATATATCGATGTGCAACGTTCCTACCGTCTGGCGGTACGCTGGAAAATTACCCAAGATAAGGTCTATGCCGATGAAGCGTTACGGTATCTCAACGCGTGGTCTTCCACCCTACAAAGAATCACGGGTAACGCAGACCGCTGGTTAGCAGCCGGTATCTATGGCTACCAATTCGCTAACGTCGCAGAGATTATGCGTACCTACTCCGGCTGGGCGCGCACCGATTTTGAGCGTTTCCAAAACATGATGCTGACGATCTTCTACCCGATGTCGCGTAATTTTTTGGACGTTCATAATGGCGCAGACATCACGAACTATTGGGCGAACTGGGATCAGTGTGCGATTGCCAATATTTTGGCGATCGGCGTGCTATGTGACCGACCTGATATCTATCAGGAAGCGATTGATTACTACAAGTATGGCCAGGGAAATGGGGCGGGAATGCAGGCAGTGGTGCATTTACACCCCGGCTATCTGGGGCAATGGCAAGAAAGTGGCCGCGATCAGGGGCACACCACGTTAGGTATGAGTCTGGGTGTCGCATTCTGCGAAATGGCGTGGAATCAGGGGGATGATATCTACGGTTATGCCAATAACCGCTTCCTCGCTGGTGCCGAGTATGTCGCGAAATCCAATTTGTCTGATAGCAATGGCGGCTTCCTTTCCGTGCCGTGGAAAAATTACCGTAATCGCCACGGCCTGATGGAAGGGCTTGGCACCGTCAGCCAGGGAAATAACCGCCCGTGCTGGGAAACCATCTATAACCACTACGCTAAACGCAAAGGAATTGCGACGCCCTACGTTTATAAATATGTCCAGAAGATCACACCGGAGAATGGTGGCGGAGGAGATGGTACAGGCTACGGCACACTGCTATACACTCGCGAGTTAGCCGTCGCGAATGCAGAGCTGAAGCCAACAGGCTTAACCGCTTATCGTCGCGGCGACAGTATCGAACTTTCATGGTGGGGCGTCGTCGGAGCCACCAGCTATACGCTTGAGCGTTCAACCTCGGCGAATGGGGCATTCAGCCCAATCGCTTACGACATTACCGACTTATTAACCTATACCGATCAGGATATTATCTCCAGTGCATCCCGCTACGCCTATCGTGTTAAAGCGTTGGTGAATGGTGGAGAAACACAGGCTTCTGATGCCGTGAGCGTTGCGATAAAAACAGAAGAAATTTTTCATCTGGCGTTTAATGAAGGTTCAGGCACGACGCTGGCTGACGGCACAGGAAAATGGGAAGCCAGCACCTTACATGGCGGAGCCAGTTGGGGAACCGGGCCTGATGGTGCTGGCGTTGCGCTGGTGTTAGATGGGATCGATGGCTATGTCAGCTTGCCCGGAAAAGTGATGGAAAATTTAGGTGATTTCACCGTCATTACCCGCTTCTGTGCTGACGACAAGCGCACCTGGGCGCGTATTTTCGATATGGGTTCTGGCACCCGACGCTGGATCGCCCTATTGCCTTACAGCAATCTGGGTAAACCTTCGTTCAGAATATCCAGTTTACATGGCTACATGATGGAAGCGTTTGAACCTACCACCGAGACATTCCCCGTTGGTCGTTGGGTCACCGTCGCACTGACTCAGTCTGGCAATATCGGGATTATGTATATTGACGGGAAAGAAGTCGTGCGGAGTGAAACCCTAACACTGGCACCTTACCAGCTTGGTGAATTGAGTGCCGCCTACCTTGGCCGTTCACAGTATCCGACCGATCCCTACATGAAGGGGCGCTATGATTATTTCAAAATTTACGCAGGTGCCTTGAGCAGCACTGAGATTGCGGCATTATCCCGTTAA
- the alkB gene encoding DNA oxidative demethylase AlkB: MNFDLFADEAPRRWTETLAPGAVILRGRACDDAPALLAGLKAVTARAPLRKMVTPGGFVMSVAMSNCGPLGWVTDERGYRYTSHDPLSGEAWPAMPEVFSRLAQQAASEAGFADFEPDACLINRYDVGTRMSLHQDKNERDFHQPIVSVSLGLSATFLFGGRARSDKAQRVALTHGDVVVWGGESRLYFHGILPLKSGNVPEGMSDECRFNLTFRKAG, from the coding sequence GTGAATTTTGATTTATTTGCCGATGAAGCGCCGCGTCGCTGGACGGAAACGCTGGCACCGGGTGCCGTCATCCTGCGTGGTCGCGCCTGTGACGACGCCCCGGCGTTGCTTGCGGGGCTGAAAGCCGTCACCGCGCGTGCGCCGCTGCGGAAGATGGTGACGCCGGGCGGTTTTGTGATGTCGGTGGCGATGAGCAACTGCGGGCCGCTCGGTTGGGTGACGGATGAACGTGGCTATCGCTACACCTCACACGATCCGCTGAGCGGAGAAGCGTGGCCTGCTATGCCGGAGGTTTTTTCCCGACTGGCGCAGCAGGCAGCGAGCGAAGCCGGTTTTGCTGATTTTGAACCGGATGCCTGCCTTATCAACCGCTATGACGTCGGCACACGTATGTCTCTGCATCAGGATAAAAACGAACGGGATTTCCACCAACCGATTGTATCCGTCTCGCTGGGGCTCAGCGCGACGTTCCTGTTTGGCGGCAGGGCGCGGAGTGATAAAGCGCAGCGTGTGGCGCTGACGCACGGCGATGTGGTGGTCTGGGGTGGCGAATCGCGGCTCTATTTCCACGGCATCCTGCCGTTGAAAAGCGGTAACGTGCCGGAAGGGATGTCCGACGAATGCCGTTTTAACCTGACGTTTCGCAAAGCTGGATGA
- a CDS encoding MFS transporter yields MNTHKIASGQNKPARSTSDLVKAAVSGWLGTALEFMDFQLYSLGAALVFHEIFFPEQSAAMALILAMGTYGAGYVARIVGAFIFGRMGDSIGRKKVLFITITMMGICTTLIGVLPTYAQIGIFAPILLVTLRIVQGLGAGAEISGAGTMLAEYAPKGKRGIISSLVAMGTNCGTLSATVIWAFMFFALSREELLAWGWRVPFLASVVVMIFAIWLRMNLKESPVFEKVSNDVSGTEEPSPALVVEQSEQKSILSMFKSKAFWLATGLRFGQAGNSGLIQTFLAGYLVQTLLFEKYIPTDALMISSIIGFITIPLLGWLSDKVGRRVPYIILNISAILLAYPMLSLIVDKENSVNVIIVSIIIIHNFAVLGLFALENITMAEMFGGRSRFTQMAIAKETGGLVAVGFGPVLAGIFCNMTGSWWPIAVMLIAYSVIGLFAAICMPEVKDRDLDALDDAA; encoded by the coding sequence ATGAATACGCATAAAATAGCATCTGGACAAAATAAGCCTGCAAGAAGTACCTCTGACTTAGTCAAAGCGGCGGTGTCCGGCTGGCTGGGCACCGCACTGGAATTTATGGATTTCCAGCTGTATTCGCTCGGGGCTGCGCTGGTTTTCCATGAAATCTTCTTCCCTGAACAATCGGCGGCGATGGCGCTGATTCTGGCAATGGGGACTTATGGCGCTGGCTACGTGGCACGTATCGTCGGCGCCTTTATTTTCGGCCGTATGGGGGACTCTATCGGTAGAAAGAAAGTGCTCTTTATTACCATTACCATGATGGGTATCTGTACCACGTTAATCGGCGTGCTGCCGACCTACGCGCAGATCGGTATTTTCGCGCCGATCTTGCTGGTGACCTTGCGCATCGTGCAGGGGTTAGGCGCGGGCGCGGAGATCTCCGGTGCGGGAACGATGCTGGCGGAATATGCGCCGAAGGGGAAACGCGGGATTATTTCCTCACTGGTGGCGATGGGCACCAACTGCGGTACGCTTAGCGCCACCGTTATCTGGGCCTTCATGTTCTTTGCCCTCTCCAGAGAAGAATTACTGGCGTGGGGCTGGCGTGTACCGTTCCTGGCCAGCGTCGTCGTGATGATATTCGCGATCTGGCTGCGTATGAACCTGAAAGAAAGCCCGGTCTTTGAGAAAGTCAGCAATGATGTATCCGGTACTGAAGAGCCATCCCCCGCGCTGGTGGTTGAGCAAAGCGAGCAGAAATCGATCCTGTCGATGTTCAAAAGCAAAGCGTTTTGGCTGGCTACCGGGCTGCGTTTCGGTCAGGCGGGAAACTCAGGGTTAATTCAGACCTTCCTGGCCGGATATTTGGTTCAAACGCTGCTGTTTGAGAAATATATTCCTACTGACGCGTTAATGATTAGTTCTATTATCGGATTTATTACGATTCCATTATTAGGATGGCTGTCAGATAAAGTCGGTCGCCGCGTACCTTATATTATCCTGAATATTTCGGCGATATTGTTAGCCTACCCGATGCTCTCTCTTATTGTTGATAAAGAGAATAGCGTCAATGTGATTATCGTCAGCATCATCATTATTCATAACTTCGCGGTACTGGGATTATTTGCGCTGGAAAATATCACCATGGCGGAAATGTTCGGTGGACGCAGTCGCTTTACGCAAATGGCGATTGCCAAAGAAACGGGTGGTTTGGTTGCCGTTGGTTTCGGCCCCGTCTTAGCCGGTATTTTCTGCAACATGACCGGTTCCTGGTGGCCGATTGCCGTGATGCTGATTGCTTATTCGGTGATTGGTTTATTCGCGGCTATCTGTATGCCTGAAGTGAAAGATCGCGATTTAGATGCATTAGACGACGCAGCATAA
- a CDS encoding Zn-dependent oxidoreductase, with the protein MKSIVIQQPNALVIEERGIPQPAAGEVRVKVKLAGICGSDSHIYRGHNPFAKYPRVIGHEFFGVIEAVGEGVEASRLGERVSVDPVVSCGHCYPCSIGKPNVCTSLVVLGVHRDGGFSEYAAVPAKNAHVIPDEIPDEFAVMVEPFTISANVTAQVKPTEQDVALIYGAGPMGLTSVQVLKGVFNVKEVIVVDRIPERLDMALRSGADRVINNASLSLKDELEALNIKPTLIVDAACHPSILQEAITIASPAARIAIMGFSSEPCQVSQQGITSKELSIFSSRLNANKFPIVIAWLKEKRIDPAKLITHRFDYQQVVQAIEVFEKDQKRCCKVLLTFNEA; encoded by the coding sequence ATGAAAAGCATTGTGATACAGCAGCCAAATGCGTTGGTGATTGAAGAACGCGGTATTCCGCAACCCGCGGCAGGCGAAGTTCGGGTGAAGGTGAAGCTGGCGGGTATTTGTGGTTCGGACAGCCACATCTATCGCGGGCATAACCCTTTTGCCAAATACCCGCGCGTGATCGGGCATGAATTCTTCGGCGTGATTGAGGCGGTGGGTGAGGGCGTGGAGGCTTCCCGTCTGGGCGAACGCGTCTCGGTCGACCCGGTCGTGAGCTGCGGCCACTGCTACCCGTGTTCCATCGGCAAGCCGAACGTCTGTACCTCGCTGGTGGTGCTGGGTGTGCACCGTGACGGCGGGTTCAGCGAATATGCTGCCGTACCGGCGAAGAATGCACACGTCATTCCCGATGAAATTCCTGACGAGTTCGCCGTCATGGTGGAGCCCTTCACGATTTCCGCCAATGTGACCGCGCAGGTGAAACCGACGGAGCAGGATGTCGCTCTGATTTATGGCGCGGGGCCGATGGGGCTGACCTCGGTTCAGGTACTGAAAGGTGTGTTCAACGTGAAGGAAGTCATCGTCGTCGATCGCATTCCTGAACGTCTGGATATGGCATTGCGTAGCGGGGCAGACAGAGTCATTAACAACGCGTCGCTGTCATTAAAAGACGAGCTGGAAGCTTTGAATATCAAGCCTACGCTGATTGTTGACGCCGCCTGCCATCCGTCTATTTTGCAGGAAGCGATTACGATTGCCTCTCCGGCGGCGCGTATCGCCATCATGGGCTTTTCCAGCGAGCCTTGTCAGGTTAGCCAGCAGGGAATCACCAGCAAAGAGCTTTCCATCTTCTCATCACGGTTGAATGCCAACAAATTCCCTATTGTGATTGCGTGGCTGAAAGAGAAACGTATCGATCCGGCCAAACTGATTACCCATCGGTTTGATTATCAGCAGGTGGTACAGGCGATTGAGGTCTTTGAAAAAGATCAAAAGCGCTGCTGTAAAGTCCTGCTGACGTTTAATGAAGCATGA
- the manD gene encoding D-mannonate dehydratase ManD: MKIVSAEVFVTCPGRNFVTLKITTDSGLTGLGDATLNGRELPVASYLKDHVCPQLIGRDAHQIEDIWQYFYKGAYWRRGPVTMSAISAVDMALWDIKAKAANMPLYQLLGGASRTGVMVYCHTTGHSIDEVLDDYAKHRDQGFKAIRVQCGVPGMKTTYGMAKGKGLAYEPATKGNWPEEQLWSTEKYLDFTPKLFEAVRDKFGFDEHLLHDMHHRLTPIEAARFGKSIEDYRLFWMEDPTPAENQECFRLIRQHTVTPIAVGEVFNSIWDCKQLIEEQLIDYIRTTITHAGGITGMRRIADFASLYQVRTGSHGPSDLSPICMAAALHFDLWVPNFGVQEYMGYSEQMLEVFPHSWTFDNGYMHPGEKPGLGIEFDEKLAAKYPYDPAYLPVARLEDGTLWNW, encoded by the coding sequence GTGAAGATTGTCAGCGCTGAAGTATTTGTCACCTGTCCGGGACGGAACTTTGTCACCCTGAAAATTACGACAGATAGCGGATTAACTGGCCTCGGCGATGCGACGCTCAACGGGCGTGAACTGCCGGTCGCCTCTTACCTCAAAGATCATGTGTGTCCGCAGCTTATCGGCCGCGATGCGCACCAGATCGAAGACATTTGGCAATATTTCTACAAAGGTGCGTACTGGCGTCGTGGCCCGGTAACGATGTCCGCCATTTCCGCGGTCGATATGGCGCTGTGGGACATCAAAGCGAAAGCTGCCAACATGCCGCTCTATCAACTGCTGGGTGGCGCATCGCGCACGGGCGTGATGGTGTATTGCCACACCACGGGCCACTCGATTGATGAAGTGCTGGATGATTACGCCAAGCATCGCGATCAGGGCTTCAAGGCGATTCGCGTGCAGTGCGGCGTGCCGGGTATGAAAACCACCTACGGCATGGCGAAGGGCAAAGGGCTGGCGTATGAGCCGGCGACGAAAGGCAACTGGCCGGAAGAGCAGCTGTGGTCGACGGAGAAATATCTCGATTTCACGCCGAAACTGTTTGAAGCGGTGCGCGACAAGTTTGGTTTTGATGAACATCTGCTGCACGACATGCACCACCGCCTGACGCCGATTGAAGCGGCGCGCTTTGGCAAAAGCATTGAAGACTATCGCCTCTTCTGGATGGAAGACCCGACGCCTGCGGAAAACCAGGAGTGCTTCCGTTTAATCCGCCAGCACACCGTCACGCCGATTGCGGTGGGGGAAGTCTTTAACAGCATCTGGGACTGCAAGCAGCTGATCGAAGAACAGCTCATCGATTACATTCGCACGACCATTACCCACGCGGGCGGGATTACCGGTATGCGTCGCATCGCCGATTTTGCCTCGCTCTATCAGGTACGCACCGGTTCGCATGGGCCATCGGATCTGTCGCCTATCTGCATGGCGGCGGCGCTGCACTTCGATCTCTGGGTGCCAAATTTCGGCGTACAGGAATACATGGGGTATTCGGAGCAAATGCTGGAAGTGTTCCCACATAGCTGGACGTTCGATAACGGCTACATGCACCCAGGCGAAAAACCGGGGTTAGGCATCGAGTTCGATGAAAAGCTGGCGGCCAAATATCCCTATGACCCCGCTTATTTGCCGGTTGCCCGTCTGGAAGACGGCACGCTGTGGAATTGGTAA
- a CDS encoding mannitol dehydrogenase family protein, giving the protein MSISEFSTLKPQAVVPRYDRRLLKTRIAHIGFGAFHRAHQAVCADKLAAEHGSDWGYCEIDLIGGEQQIEAIRQQDLLWSVSEMADSGWNSRIIGVATRALHAEVEGIDAVLEALSAPDIAIVSIIVTEKGYCHHPATGQLNTEHPLICHDLGLPAEPRSLPGVILAAIKRRRERQLPAFSVMSCDNMPENGHVTRNVIVQLAELQDVELVRWIEQHVTFPSTMVDRIVPAITEETLETIQGQLGIADPAGIACEPFFQWVIEDNFINGRPAWEKAGAELVQDVLPFEEMKLRMLNGSHSFLAYLGYLAGYQHISECMQDGDLVAAAHHLMLNEQAPTLRTQGVDLAAYAEALLDRYRNRALKHRTWQIAMDGSQKLPQRMLDSIRWHLVRGSRFDALALGVAGWMRYVGGVDEQGQPIEISDPLKDLIAETVQRSLEGESRVAALLALTAIFGEDLPKNPVFVDAVTQHYLSLLAKGVKGTLQDTDW; this is encoded by the coding sequence ATGAGTATCAGCGAATTTTCTACTCTTAAACCGCAGGCTGTGGTGCCGCGTTACGACCGACGCCTGCTAAAAACACGTATTGCGCATATTGGCTTTGGCGCATTCCACCGGGCGCATCAGGCGGTCTGTGCCGATAAGCTGGCGGCGGAACACGGCAGCGACTGGGGTTATTGTGAAATCGACCTGATTGGCGGCGAGCAGCAGATTGAGGCTATTCGCCAGCAGGATTTGCTGTGGTCGGTATCCGAAATGGCAGACAGCGGCTGGAATAGCCGGATCATTGGCGTAGCAACCCGCGCGCTGCATGCGGAAGTCGAAGGTATCGACGCGGTGCTGGAAGCGCTGAGCGCACCGGATATCGCCATCGTGTCGATTATCGTCACGGAGAAAGGCTATTGCCACCATCCGGCGACGGGGCAGTTGAATACTGAACATCCGCTGATTTGCCACGATCTGGGGTTACCCGCAGAGCCACGCTCCCTGCCCGGTGTGATTCTGGCTGCCATCAAACGCAGACGGGAACGCCAGCTACCGGCATTCAGCGTGATGTCCTGCGACAATATGCCGGAAAATGGGCACGTCACGCGCAATGTGATCGTGCAACTGGCCGAGTTGCAGGATGTCGAACTGGTGCGCTGGATTGAACAGCACGTCACCTTTCCGTCCACGATGGTGGATCGAATTGTTCCGGCTATTACCGAGGAAACGCTGGAGACCATTCAGGGGCAACTGGGCATTGCCGATCCGGCGGGCATCGCCTGTGAACCGTTCTTCCAGTGGGTGATTGAAGATAACTTCATTAACGGCCGTCCTGCGTGGGAAAAAGCGGGCGCGGAGCTGGTACAGGATGTCCTGCCGTTTGAGGAAATGAAGCTGCGTATGCTGAACGGTAGCCACTCGTTTTTGGCGTATCTGGGCTACCTTGCGGGCTATCAGCATATCAGCGAGTGCATGCAGGACGGCGACCTGGTCGCGGCGGCGCACCATCTGATGCTGAATGAACAAGCGCCAACGCTGCGGACACAGGGTGTCGATCTCGCGGCCTATGCGGAGGCGCTGTTGGATCGCTATCGCAATCGGGCGTTAAAGCACCGTACCTGGCAGATTGCGATGGACGGTTCGCAGAAATTGCCACAGCGGATGTTGGATTCGATCCGCTGGCATCTGGTTCGCGGCAGCCGTTTTGATGCGTTGGCGCTCGGCGTTGCAGGGTGGATGCGCTATGTCGGCGGCGTGGATGAGCAAGGACAACCGATTGAGATCAGCGATCCGTTGAAAGACTTGATCGCTGAAACGGTGCAACGTAGCCTGGAAGGGGAAAGTCGGGTTGCGGCATTGCTGGCGCTGACGGCGATTTTCGGTGAGGATTTACCGAAGAATCCTGTCTTTGTCGATGCGGTGACGCAGCACTACCTGTCGCTGTTAGCGAAGGGCGTGAAGGGAACATTGCAGGATACCGACTGGTAG
- the ada gene encoding bifunctional DNA-binding transcriptional regulator/O6-methylguanine-DNA methyltransferase Ada, whose product MQNDTMLNDTPFQDADSRWQSVVTRNHAADGCFIYAVKTTGIYCTPSCASRQPRRENVVFFATADEAQAAGFRPCKRCRQGTLSRQEQQAQQIAHACRIIEQSAHQPTLAVLAQAVGISVFHFHRVFKTITGLTPKQYACAHRHRQLREQLAEKGAVTAAITAAGYDASGRFYAAAGAHLGMTPTAFQNKGKGMTIHFAVGCCSLGEVLVAESEKGICAILLGDDPELLLNALQEMFANAQLIGGDAAFEQRMAQVVGFVDDPAIGLTLPLDIRGTAFQQRVWQALRAIPAGETLSYREVAERIGAPAAVRAVAGACAANRLAVAIPCHRVVRHDGALSGYRWGVVRKRALLKKEQLKKEQCTHPQGDSLS is encoded by the coding sequence ATGCAAAACGACACGATGCTTAACGATACACCGTTTCAGGATGCTGACTCGCGCTGGCAGTCGGTGGTGACACGCAATCACGCGGCTGACGGCTGCTTTATCTATGCGGTGAAGACGACGGGGATTTACTGTACGCCTTCCTGTGCATCACGCCAGCCTCGGCGTGAAAATGTGGTGTTTTTCGCGACGGCCGATGAGGCGCAGGCGGCGGGGTTTCGCCCGTGTAAACGGTGCCGTCAGGGGACGCTTTCGCGGCAGGAACAGCAGGCGCAGCAGATTGCCCACGCGTGCCGGATAATTGAGCAGTCAGCGCATCAGCCGACGCTGGCGGTGCTGGCTCAAGCCGTGGGGATCAGCGTGTTCCATTTTCATCGCGTGTTCAAAACCATCACCGGCCTGACGCCAAAACAGTATGCCTGCGCCCATCGTCATCGGCAGCTACGTGAACAACTGGCAGAAAAGGGAGCGGTCACCGCAGCGATTACCGCGGCGGGCTATGACGCCAGCGGGCGCTTTTATGCCGCAGCGGGGGCGCATTTAGGAATGACGCCGACGGCGTTTCAGAATAAAGGAAAAGGGATGACGATCCACTTTGCCGTTGGTTGCTGCTCACTCGGCGAGGTGCTGGTGGCGGAAAGCGAGAAAGGCATCTGCGCGATCCTGCTGGGAGACGATCCTGAATTGCTGCTCAACGCGCTTCAGGAGATGTTTGCTAACGCACAGCTGATTGGCGGCGATGCGGCGTTTGAGCAACGGATGGCGCAGGTTGTCGGATTTGTCGACGATCCGGCTATCGGGCTGACGCTGCCGCTGGATATTCGCGGTACGGCATTCCAACAGCGCGTCTGGCAGGCGCTGCGGGCGATCCCCGCAGGAGAAACGCTGAGCTATCGTGAGGTTGCTGAACGTATTGGCGCCCCTGCCGCCGTGCGTGCGGTCGCGGGTGCCTGTGCGGCAAATCGGCTGGCGGTTGCCATTCCCTGTCATCGCGTGGTCCGACACGACGGCGCGCTGTCAGGCTATCGCTGGGGCGTTGTGCGTAAACGTGCGTTGTTGAAGAAAGAGCAGTTGAAGAAAGAACAGTGCACGCATCCGCAAGGGGATTCATTATCGTGA
- a CDS encoding GntR family transcriptional regulator, with translation MDTSFQINNNEPVNQQIYRVLRKDIVECNIPPGKLLSEKEISVRFDVSRQPVREAFIKLAEAGLVQIMPQRGTFVMKISEQRVADARFIRQALECAIVRRAAEMVTEEQLLTLEHNLRRQELAAQNEQVREFLSLDDSFHQLLTQIANCPLAWETIESIKATMDRVRFLSLSQVSPPLSLIQQHYLIFSALKARDPDAAEKAIREHLQEMIYSITPIAQQNSDWFEHA, from the coding sequence ATGGACACCTCTTTTCAGATCAACAACAACGAACCAGTCAATCAGCAAATTTATCGCGTACTGCGCAAAGACATTGTGGAATGCAATATTCCGCCGGGTAAACTGCTGTCTGAAAAAGAAATTTCCGTGCGTTTTGATGTGTCCCGCCAGCCGGTCAGAGAGGCTTTTATCAAGCTGGCAGAGGCCGGATTGGTGCAAATTATGCCGCAGCGCGGCACGTTTGTGATGAAGATCTCCGAGCAGCGCGTGGCGGATGCCCGCTTTATCCGTCAGGCGCTGGAGTGCGCGATTGTGCGCCGGGCGGCAGAAATGGTGACGGAAGAACAGCTGTTGACGCTGGAGCACAACTTACGCCGTCAGGAACTGGCCGCGCAGAATGAGCAGGTGCGTGAGTTTCTAAGTCTTGACGACAGTTTCCATCAGCTTCTGACGCAGATTGCCAACTGTCCGCTGGCGTGGGAAACCATCGAGTCGATTAAAGCGACGATGGACCGCGTGCGTTTTCTCAGCCTGAGCCAGGTTTCACCGCCGCTCAGCCTGATCCAACAGCACTACCTGATCTTTAGCGCCCTGAAAGCACGCGATCCTGATGCCGCAGAAAAAGCGATTCGTGAGCATTTGCAGGAAATGATCTATTCGATCACGCCGATTGCGCAACAGAATAGCGACTGGTTCGAGCACGCCTGA